A segment of the Elaeis guineensis isolate ETL-2024a chromosome 6, EG11, whole genome shotgun sequence genome:
tggcaacatagattctccatgaaaaattcagtcggtataacctcttaaaaaaccattccataccaaatgttcttcaacattttgtggatctaaagaagaactatttacacatttccgacatggacataaaatctttccattcaaactacttttctccataccaaatttaatgaagtcatgaactccatctaaatattctttactattccttggtttatttatccaacttttgtccattgtagaataaaactgaccgaacttgcaatttatctaaaaataaaaaaaattatacaatctatattaatgcaatgagtaaaaaatatcagtcatttcataaaatccaaaaaaataacagctacataaagtttacatagtaaatgcttgctatcatcaactaataggtaaagaaagtcctatcccattcagaaaatgcattaattctataggtcaattacaaaaatcaaatgatatgcaacaagagccaaaaaaaatttcggcagcatttccccttagttcttccgtataggaagaacaaaaggaaaataccatccgaaatttattccgaaccctcagcatactatttgattatggtaatgacctatagaattactcacattttccaaactgtccatactggacaatcaattgatcaatgtacataattcttttatccgtataaaaataaataaatgtacggatacaatagaatatgtacattaatcaaaagacgggtctatgtttctatgcaatgcaatttttttttttaaattaattcataattaacattgcctggCATTAAATTCACAACCATCACAAAAACACCCATGAAAATCTACTTAGCATGCATTTGAAAATCTAGCCATTTCTGTGATAAAAAGTTGCAACTAATACTACAATTTAATGAGAGATTATCAACCAACTTGAATATTTCACAATGATATAGAAAACTATGCACCATGTGCTCATAATCTCCATATAACAGAAAAGATATTTAACTTTTCAATCACAACAAAATGAAGTCTAATTTGATAAATGAAAAGCTTGATATCTCGCTAGCATTAGGCTAAGAgccacaaagaaaaaaaaacaagtgTCATTTGATTGGACTGATCAGTAGTATGTGAACATTAGACCATACAAATCAAAAAAAGCCACTTTCAACCGTAAATACATGTCAAATAAGGACATACAAACTAGATTTGGGTAGTCACATCCTTTGTAGTTTACCTTATatattattagaattttttggtaCAAACCTTGAATACCGTTTGATCACTCATATTTTATTGTATTATGATATTCCTTGCATAACCTAATAGAAACTACTATTTATACTTTTCACAAAAGGGAACCTagtgttatttattaaataacaaGTTTTATTTGCATTCTAGCGTGCCACTGCAGCAAACATTTTGCAGCTCATAGGTTTTCTATGATTCCAACACAGCGGTGATACTATTGTCATTGTGAAATCAGACTTGATGATGTGGCTTTTCCATTGGTCAAAGTCTAACCAGTCCTAGCCTAACAAATCATCTTTGCACGCGATTTTCCATATCAAAATGAAACTAATCCGGAACAAAGGCATGCAAATCCCCTCTCATCAATGGATCTTACTCCTCTCATATATGTAGGGTACGTCAAAACGAAACTAATCTGAAAATAAATGAGGTAGATTTTTGATAAATAACGGTTTCTTCCCTCATATAACCAAATAGGGAATTAAGGATGATCAAGCTGAAAAAGTTAGAAAGAAATATTTTCTACTCATTTCTAGGGGTCTGATCCTTGACATCCCAAACAAAGCCAGATTCATAATTCCACACATATGTCTCTAACTTTCCAACAAGTTCCTTAGCTGATGGGGCTGAGATGATGAGGTTGTGAGCAGCTTGGGTTACAAATCCTTGATCAGTGGCTTTGTCGAAAAGTGACAGCAATGAATCATAAAAACCATCAACATTTAAAAGGCCAACTGGTTTCTTATGGATCCCAAGTTGAGCCCACGTAAGAACATCTAGCAACTCTTCAAACGTTCCATATCCACCAGGCAAAGCGATAAAAGCATCTGCCATCTGAGCCATCTTATGTTTCCTTTCATGCATGTGGGTCACCACTTCAATCTCTCCTAATTTGATCTATGTATTATGATCTATGTATTCATGGATTTGAAGCATGTGTTTCGAACTTATGATGATTTTGAAAAAGGTTTTTTTTATTCTTTGGATGGCTTGTTTGTTGCTAATTTTGTTATAGATAAAATGCATGAATTTACAGAAACACACATGCACATGCAACactactttatttttttatttaaaaatctaaaaaatttgttgaaaaattataaaacatCCTCATAATTTTTTACGATTTTTATGTGCATCCTAAAATATTTATAACGTCTTATATCTACAATTGTTTATTTGATGAATCCTTCATAGTAACCGTCTCGTCTCAGTTCCTAACGCTTCATTTCAATGCCAACGAACTTGTTGTAATAATTTTCAATAGGAGAAATTTTGTTTGAAAAAAATCAGTTAAAAATAGCATTCTtttctggtcttgtacatggagCACCAATAAACTGATGCTGGAATTTGCTATGGCCTATGAGATCCTCAATGGAGCCCTTTGACCTACAGTTCTAGAACATAAGAAGGAGCTGGTGAAAGATTAGAGTTCATACttatataaatttcagattctcctcctctttctcttctattttctcctcttttcttccttctgTTTCTCAATGGTCTCTCCTCTTTtcattctctcctcttctctctttgaactagattaaaattagatcagGAAGCCCCCAttcaataagaaaaaaataataataactctCTTTTAACTAGATTGAAACGGGACTAAGAAGCCCCATTCTACCTGATCTCCTTCCCATTCTCACCAAAA
Coding sequences within it:
- the LOC140858835 gene encoding cytokinin riboside 5'-monophosphate phosphoribohydrolase LOG-like; translation: MAQMADAFIALPGGYGTFEELLDVLTWAQLGIHKKPVGLLNVDGFYDSLLSLFDKATDQGFVTQAAHNLIISAPSAKELVGKLETYVWNYESGFVWDVKDQTPRNE